A genomic window from Herbiconiux aconitum includes:
- a CDS encoding ECF transporter S component, producing MHTTTAQAARRTRVSYRWRVVDIVVASVIGVASGLIFWVWNLTYTPVSAPLEALLPGAQSLVYGFWLFAGVLGGLIIRKPGAAVFTELVAAVVSALVGTQWGVLTLVSGIVQGLGAEIVFAIFLYANYRVYVAILAGAGAGLAMGINDSILWYAGNGMDFKTIYVVCAVIGGAVIAGLLSWVVVRALARTGALNRFASGREVTARA from the coding sequence GTGCACACCACCACAGCTCAAGCCGCACGGCGCACCCGCGTCAGCTACCGCTGGCGGGTCGTCGACATCGTCGTCGCCAGCGTCATCGGCGTCGCCTCCGGACTCATCTTCTGGGTCTGGAACCTCACCTACACCCCTGTCAGCGCTCCCCTCGAAGCGCTCCTCCCCGGCGCGCAGTCGCTCGTGTACGGCTTCTGGCTGTTCGCGGGTGTGCTCGGCGGGCTCATCATCCGCAAACCCGGTGCCGCTGTCTTCACCGAACTCGTGGCGGCCGTGGTCTCGGCTCTCGTGGGCACCCAGTGGGGCGTGCTCACCCTCGTGTCGGGCATCGTGCAGGGGCTCGGCGCCGAGATCGTGTTCGCGATCTTCCTCTACGCGAACTACCGCGTCTACGTCGCCATCCTCGCCGGCGCCGGAGCGGGACTCGCCATGGGCATCAACGACTCGATCCTCTGGTATGCCGGAAACGGCATGGACTTCAAGACGATCTACGTCGTCTGCGCGGTCATCGGCGGCGCCGTGATCGCGGGTCTGCTCTCCTGGGTGGTGGTGCGGGCTCTCGCCCGAACCGGCGCGCTCAACCGCTTCGCCTCCGGGCGTGAGGTGACGGCGAGGGCGTAG
- a CDS encoding endonuclease domain-containing protein, with the protein MPRKDPLPEPLRRSPFALAQALDLGVGTDRLRGDDLARPFRGVRVARGGPLSLVQHCHAYARRMRDIEFFSHLTAAELWGVPLPTEWRDGADIHVSTVGQRRAAKARGVIGHQISDELLVVATRYGLPLSDPSTTWCHLASSLSDDDLVAAGDHLVLTPARQVPRDPRPYCTVQELAERVAAFRGRGSVRARRVVAQVRDGAESRRETLVRLRLLAAGLPEPEIGINVFDASGTWIARVDMIYPAWKVIVEYDGDQHRTSTRQYERDIRRLDDLHEAGNRVVRIRNSTLALAPTLVRHALRAAGAPV; encoded by the coding sequence GTGCCTCGCAAAGATCCGCTTCCCGAGCCTCTTCGGCGGTCACCGTTCGCGCTGGCGCAGGCGCTCGACCTCGGCGTGGGAACCGACCGGCTACGCGGCGACGATCTGGCACGTCCGTTCCGCGGAGTGCGCGTCGCACGAGGCGGCCCGCTGTCCCTCGTTCAGCATTGCCATGCTTACGCACGGCGGATGCGCGACATCGAGTTCTTCTCGCACCTCACCGCTGCGGAGCTGTGGGGCGTGCCGCTGCCGACCGAGTGGCGTGACGGTGCCGACATCCACGTCTCCACTGTCGGCCAACGACGTGCGGCTAAGGCTCGCGGCGTCATCGGGCATCAGATCTCCGACGAGCTCCTCGTGGTTGCGACGCGGTACGGGCTGCCCCTCTCCGACCCGTCCACAACGTGGTGTCACTTGGCGAGTTCCCTGTCGGACGACGATCTCGTAGCGGCCGGTGATCATCTCGTCCTCACCCCGGCGCGACAGGTGCCTCGCGACCCTCGCCCGTACTGCACGGTCCAGGAACTGGCAGAACGAGTCGCCGCATTCCGGGGGCGCGGCAGTGTGCGCGCCCGGCGAGTTGTCGCGCAGGTGCGCGACGGTGCCGAATCACGCCGGGAGACCCTGGTGCGATTGCGCCTGCTCGCCGCGGGCTTACCCGAACCCGAGATCGGCATCAACGTGTTCGACGCATCCGGAACCTGGATCGCCCGCGTCGACATGATCTACCCCGCGTGGAAGGTGATCGTCGAGTACGACGGCGACCAGCACAGAACCAGCACACGTCAGTATGAACGCGACATCCGTCGCCTCGACGACCTGCACGAGGCGGGCAATCGTGTCGTGCGCATCCGCAACTCCACCCTTGCCCTCGCGCCCACCCTCGTGCGTCACGCCCTCCGCGCCGCTGGCGCACCTGTGTGA
- a CDS encoding ABC transporter ATP-binding protein, giving the protein MPRSHEPATPVQPLPAGFRAAGWGWRHAGRSSWAVRGLDLVIEPGERVLLLGASGAGKSTLIQAFAGVLGGADEGEEEGTLEVAGHDPRHTRGRVGLVAQDPDSQIVLARVGDDVAFGCENLGVPRPEIWQRVDRALGAVGLDLPLDRSTSELSGGQKQRVALAGVVAMQPGVILLDEPTANLDPDGVVEVRDAVADLVRRSAATFVVIEHRVDIWLDVVDRVVVLAPGGGVLADGDPATVLGQRGDELARDGVWVPGRDPLAGRPARPARVRRPSRSEHAAEHGAASAVRPTAVGGGSDARKPVLLTARGLDVARVAGVTVAQGIDLELRAGEATAITGPNGAGKTTLALTVAGLIPPAGGVLEASAALADGTHTRRGMHAPSTSPIAWRSRDLLTRIGMVFQDPEHQFVTGSVRAELEISLATLKLVPDEISARVAEVASRLRLDRLLNANPFTLSGGEKRRLSVASALVARPRVLVLDEPTFGQDSRTWAELVRLLAEQLDRGTAVVAVTHDRAFVEALADQEIVVGTRHRATSAEATRS; this is encoded by the coding sequence ATGCCGCGGAGCCACGAACCGGCGACACCGGTGCAGCCCCTTCCCGCAGGCTTTCGGGCCGCGGGCTGGGGCTGGCGGCATGCAGGGCGCTCCTCGTGGGCGGTTCGGGGACTCGACCTCGTGATCGAGCCGGGCGAGCGTGTGCTGCTGCTCGGCGCATCCGGGGCCGGTAAGTCGACGCTGATCCAAGCCTTCGCGGGTGTGCTGGGCGGCGCCGACGAAGGCGAAGAAGAGGGCACCCTCGAGGTCGCCGGCCACGACCCGCGCCACACCCGCGGTCGAGTGGGCCTGGTGGCGCAAGACCCCGATTCACAGATCGTGCTCGCCCGCGTGGGCGACGACGTGGCCTTCGGATGCGAGAACCTCGGCGTGCCCCGCCCCGAGATCTGGCAGCGGGTCGACCGAGCGCTCGGCGCGGTCGGACTCGACCTGCCGCTCGACCGCTCGACCTCGGAACTCTCCGGGGGCCAGAAGCAGCGCGTGGCGCTTGCCGGCGTCGTGGCGATGCAGCCGGGGGTGATCCTGCTGGACGAGCCGACGGCGAACCTCGACCCCGACGGCGTGGTGGAGGTGCGGGATGCGGTCGCCGACCTGGTGCGCCGGTCGGCAGCCACCTTCGTGGTGATCGAGCATCGCGTCGACATCTGGCTCGACGTGGTGGACCGGGTGGTGGTGCTGGCGCCCGGCGGGGGAGTGCTCGCCGACGGCGACCCCGCGACCGTGCTGGGACAGCGCGGCGACGAGCTCGCCCGCGATGGCGTCTGGGTGCCGGGTCGCGATCCGCTCGCGGGTCGACCAGCCCGCCCGGCGCGCGTGCGCCGGCCATCCCGATCCGAGCATGCGGCTGAGCACGGTGCGGCATCGGCCGTGCGCCCCACTGCGGTCGGCGGGGGATCGGATGCCCGCAAGCCCGTCCTGCTGACGGCGCGCGGACTCGACGTGGCACGGGTCGCCGGTGTCACGGTGGCTCAGGGGATCGACCTCGAACTCCGCGCCGGGGAAGCCACCGCCATTACCGGCCCGAACGGAGCAGGCAAGACGACTCTCGCACTCACGGTGGCCGGCCTCATCCCGCCCGCCGGAGGTGTGCTCGAAGCATCCGCCGCACTCGCCGACGGAACACATACCCGGCGCGGCATGCATGCGCCGTCCACCTCGCCGATCGCCTGGCGCTCTCGCGACCTGCTCACGCGCATCGGGATGGTTTTCCAAGATCCCGAACACCAATTCGTCACCGGCAGCGTGCGCGCCGAACTGGAGATCTCACTCGCGACGCTGAAGCTCGTGCCCGACGAGATCTCCGCGCGCGTCGCCGAGGTGGCGAGCCGACTGAGGCTCGACCGGCTGCTGAACGCCAATCCCTTCACCCTTTCCGGTGGGGAGAAGCGGCGGCTCTCGGTCGCCTCGGCCCTGGTGGCCCGGCCGCGCGTCCTCGTGCTCGACGAACCGACCTTCGGGCAGGACTCCCGCACCTGGGCCGAACTCGTTCGCCTGCTCGCCGAGCAGCTCGATCGCGGAACCGCCGTCGTGGCGGTGACCCACGACCGCGCCTTCGTCGAAGCCCTGGCCGATCAGGAGATCGTCGTGGGCACGCGGCACCGCGCGACCTCAGCCGAGGCGACCCGCTCATGA
- the glgX gene encoding glycogen debranching protein GlgX produces the protein MQSWPGSAYPLGATYDGSGTNFALFSEAAEKVELCLFDEDGTETRIELAEVDAYVWHAYLPQVQPGQRYGYRVHGAYDPEKGWRANPNKLLLDPYAKATSGEIDWDQSLFSYTFGDPDSQNDQDSAGHMTYGVVINPFFDWSGDRKLRIPYNESVIYEAHVKGLTELHPAVPEEQRGTYAGVAHPAVIAHLNKLGVTAIELMPVHQFVNDSVLIDKGLNNYWGYNTIGFFAPHNSYSATGDRGQQVQEFKGMVKALHAAGIEVILDVVYNHTAEGNHLGPTLSFRGIDNAAYYRLVEDDLRYYMDYTGTGNTLNVRHPHSLQLIMDSLRYWVTEMHVDGFRFDLASALAREFYDVDRLSTFFELVQQDPVVSQVKLIAEPWDVGPGGYQVGNFPPQWTEWNGKYRDTVRDFWRGEPSTLGEFANRFTGSADLYEHSGRRPVASINFVTAHDGFTLRDLVSYNEKHNDANGEDNNDGESHNRSWNSGAEGPTDDAKVLGLRARQQRNFIATLLLSQGVPMLLHGDELGRTQQGNNNTYAQDSELTWIHWDSEDQPLIEFTAAVARLRKEHPTFRRSRFFDGRPVKRGKGEPLPDIVWLDSDASEMQPEDWDSSLSRSVGVFLNGQGIRARDLRGNPLSDVHFLIYFNAHDEEQEFTLPSAEYSDCWDVVIDTAGEAADSQVFTASAPMTVEARSMVVLRVHQEPETEPDHSVAASLTAQADSSGQIAPPIPFVA, from the coding sequence ATGCAATCGTGGCCAGGATCGGCCTACCCCCTCGGCGCCACCTACGACGGGAGCGGCACCAACTTCGCCCTCTTCAGCGAGGCCGCCGAGAAAGTGGAGCTCTGCCTCTTCGACGAAGACGGCACCGAGACCCGCATCGAACTCGCCGAGGTGGATGCCTACGTCTGGCACGCCTATCTCCCCCAGGTGCAGCCGGGTCAGCGGTACGGCTACCGCGTGCACGGCGCCTACGACCCGGAGAAGGGGTGGCGCGCCAACCCCAACAAGCTCCTCCTCGACCCGTACGCCAAGGCGACGAGCGGCGAGATCGATTGGGACCAGTCGCTCTTCTCCTACACCTTCGGCGACCCGGATTCCCAGAACGACCAGGATTCCGCCGGTCACATGACCTACGGCGTGGTGATCAACCCGTTCTTCGACTGGTCGGGTGACCGCAAGCTGCGCATCCCCTACAACGAGAGCGTCATCTACGAGGCCCACGTGAAGGGGCTGACCGAGCTGCACCCCGCCGTGCCCGAGGAGCAGCGGGGCACGTATGCCGGTGTCGCGCATCCGGCCGTCATCGCCCACCTGAACAAGCTCGGCGTCACGGCCATCGAGCTGATGCCCGTTCACCAGTTCGTGAACGACAGCGTGTTGATCGACAAGGGCTTGAACAACTACTGGGGTTACAACACGATCGGCTTCTTCGCCCCGCACAACTCCTACTCCGCCACGGGAGACCGCGGCCAGCAGGTGCAGGAGTTCAAGGGCATGGTGAAGGCCCTGCACGCGGCCGGGATCGAAGTGATCCTCGACGTGGTCTACAACCACACCGCCGAGGGCAATCACCTAGGGCCGACCCTGTCGTTCCGCGGAATCGACAATGCCGCCTACTACCGCCTGGTGGAAGACGACCTGCGGTACTACATGGACTACACCGGCACCGGCAACACCCTGAACGTGCGGCACCCGCATTCGCTGCAGCTCATCATGGACTCGCTGCGTTACTGGGTGACCGAGATGCACGTCGACGGCTTCCGCTTCGACCTCGCGTCAGCACTCGCCCGCGAGTTCTACGACGTCGACCGGCTCTCGACCTTCTTCGAGCTCGTGCAGCAAGACCCGGTGGTGTCTCAGGTGAAGCTGATCGCCGAGCCGTGGGATGTCGGGCCCGGCGGCTACCAGGTGGGCAACTTCCCGCCGCAGTGGACAGAGTGGAACGGCAAGTACCGCGACACCGTGCGCGACTTCTGGCGCGGCGAACCCAGCACCCTGGGCGAATTCGCGAACCGTTTCACCGGCTCGGCCGACCTCTACGAGCACTCGGGCCGGCGACCGGTCGCCAGCATCAACTTCGTCACTGCGCACGACGGATTCACCCTGCGCGACCTCGTCTCCTACAACGAGAAGCACAACGACGCCAACGGTGAAGACAACAACGACGGCGAATCGCACAACCGCTCCTGGAACAGTGGAGCCGAAGGGCCGACCGACGACGCGAAGGTGCTGGGCCTGCGCGCCCGCCAGCAGCGCAACTTCATCGCGACCCTCCTCCTCAGTCAGGGCGTTCCGATGCTGCTGCACGGCGACGAGCTCGGCCGAACGCAGCAGGGCAACAACAACACCTACGCGCAGGACTCCGAGCTGACCTGGATCCACTGGGACTCCGAGGACCAGCCGCTGATCGAGTTCACCGCGGCGGTCGCCCGGCTGCGGAAGGAGCATCCGACCTTCCGTCGCAGCCGCTTCTTCGACGGCCGGCCGGTCAAGCGCGGAAAGGGCGAACCGCTGCCCGACATCGTCTGGCTCGACTCCGACGCGAGCGAGATGCAGCCCGAGGACTGGGACTCGAGTCTCTCGCGATCCGTCGGTGTCTTCCTCAACGGCCAGGGCATCCGCGCGCGCGATCTGCGCGGCAACCCGCTCTCCGACGTGCACTTCCTGATCTACTTCAACGCCCACGACGAGGAGCAGGAGTTCACGCTCCCCAGCGCCGAGTATTCGGATTGCTGGGACGTCGTGATCGACACCGCGGGCGAGGCCGCCGACTCGCAGGTCTTCACAGCCTCCGCTCCGATGACCGTCGAGGCGCGCTCGATGGTAGTGCTGCGCGTGCATCAGGAACCGGAGACCGAGCCCGACCACTCGGTGGCGGCTTCGCTCACGGCGCAGGCCGACTCCTCGGGCCAGATCGCTCCCCCGATCCCGTTCGTCGCCTGA
- the treY gene encoding malto-oligosyltrehalose synthase produces MRTPRSTYRFQITPEFTLWDAARIVPYLSRLGVDWVYLSPVLQAEAGSQHGYDVTDHSRVDESRGGADGLHALSEAAHAAGMGVLVDIVPNHVGVATPAANPWWWDLLTFGERSRYAEAFDVDWAAGGGRIRIPVLGDDSLDALRIEADGPHGASVLAYYDHLYPIAPGTADDGADARTVHDRQNYELMNWRRESAELNYRRFFAVSSLAAIRVEEPWVFDESHAEIGRWFREGLVDGLRVDHPDGLADPGGYLDRLATLTDGAYVLVEKILEGAEPLPPAWSTAGTTGYDALAGIDRVLIDPAGAATLVAGETTHDVRSAWNDLIHGTKRGIADGILRAEVLRLTRDIERSGGLDLQAGANIPSPTDVADAVAELLTCFPVYRSYLPEGREQLEHALVEATRRRPELEAVLAATAEVLGRTGAAPSVRFQQTSGMVMAKGVEDTAFYRWTGLTSLTEVGADPAELSLEPEEFHEQQRRRLELMPDSMTTLSTHDTKRSEDVRARISVLAEIPDGWSGTLSKLQHLLPLGDASFEALLWQALVGAWPISRERAQAYALKAAREAGVSTSWLDPDAAFEERMSHAIDAVYTDPIPRGVLESQLAAIQSAGRSNSLSAKLVQLTTVGVPDVYQGSELWDLSLVDPDNRRPVDFDERAELLGIQEAGELPAIDETGAAKLLVVSTALHVRRDRPELFTSYRGLEARGSAAQHVLAFDRGGAVTIATRLPLGLARHGGWDDTTLELPEAGNGYVDAFTGRIFGDRDVRLAAVLERYPVALLERIDER; encoded by the coding sequence ATGCGCACGCCCCGCTCCACCTATCGGTTCCAGATCACTCCCGAATTCACGCTGTGGGATGCGGCGCGCATCGTGCCGTACCTCTCGCGCCTCGGCGTCGATTGGGTCTACCTCTCCCCTGTGTTGCAAGCTGAGGCAGGCTCTCAGCACGGCTACGACGTGACCGACCACTCGCGCGTCGACGAGTCGCGCGGCGGCGCGGACGGACTGCACGCCCTCTCGGAGGCGGCACACGCTGCCGGGATGGGAGTGCTGGTCGACATCGTGCCGAACCACGTCGGCGTCGCGACGCCCGCGGCGAACCCGTGGTGGTGGGATCTGCTGACCTTCGGTGAGAGGTCGCGCTATGCCGAGGCGTTCGACGTGGACTGGGCCGCGGGCGGCGGGCGCATCCGCATCCCGGTGCTCGGCGACGACTCGCTCGACGCCCTGCGGATCGAGGCCGACGGGCCCCACGGCGCATCCGTTCTCGCCTACTACGACCATCTCTACCCGATCGCTCCGGGCACGGCCGACGACGGGGCCGACGCCCGCACAGTGCACGATCGGCAGAACTACGAGCTGATGAACTGGCGACGCGAGAGTGCGGAGCTGAACTACCGGCGCTTCTTCGCGGTGTCGTCGCTCGCGGCCATCCGGGTCGAGGAGCCGTGGGTGTTCGACGAGTCGCACGCCGAGATCGGGCGCTGGTTCCGGGAGGGGCTCGTCGACGGGCTGCGGGTCGATCATCCTGACGGGCTCGCCGATCCGGGCGGCTACCTTGATCGGCTGGCGACGTTGACCGACGGGGCGTACGTGCTGGTGGAGAAGATCCTCGAGGGCGCGGAGCCGCTCCCGCCCGCCTGGAGCACCGCGGGCACGACGGGCTATGACGCCCTGGCGGGCATCGACCGCGTCTTGATCGACCCCGCCGGCGCCGCCACCCTCGTTGCAGGCGAGACCACCCACGACGTGCGCTCCGCCTGGAACGACCTCATCCACGGCACCAAGCGGGGCATCGCCGACGGCATCCTGCGCGCCGAAGTGCTGCGCCTCACCCGCGACATCGAGCGGAGCGGTGGCCTCGACCTGCAGGCTGGCGCGAACATCCCGAGCCCAACGGATGTCGCGGACGCGGTCGCCGAGCTGCTCACCTGCTTTCCGGTCTACCGCTCCTACCTGCCCGAGGGCCGCGAGCAGCTCGAACACGCCCTCGTCGAGGCCACGCGGCGGCGCCCCGAGCTCGAGGCGGTGCTGGCCGCGACCGCGGAGGTGCTCGGTCGAACGGGAGCCGCACCGAGCGTGCGGTTCCAGCAGACCTCCGGCATGGTGATGGCCAAGGGCGTCGAAGACACGGCGTTCTATCGTTGGACCGGGCTCACCAGCCTCACCGAGGTGGGCGCCGATCCGGCCGAGCTGAGCCTCGAGCCAGAAGAGTTCCACGAACAGCAACGCCGGCGGCTCGAGCTGATGCCCGACTCGATGACGACGCTCTCGACCCATGACACGAAGCGCTCCGAAGACGTGCGGGCGCGCATCTCGGTGCTCGCCGAGATCCCCGACGGCTGGAGCGGCACCCTCTCGAAGCTGCAGCACCTGCTGCCTCTCGGCGACGCCTCCTTCGAGGCGCTCCTCTGGCAAGCACTCGTCGGCGCGTGGCCGATCTCCCGCGAGCGCGCCCAGGCCTACGCCCTGAAGGCAGCACGGGAGGCAGGCGTCTCGACGAGCTGGCTCGATCCGGATGCCGCCTTCGAAGAGCGGATGTCGCACGCCATCGATGCCGTCTACACCGACCCGATCCCACGCGGAGTGCTGGAGAGCCAGCTCGCCGCGATCCAGAGCGCGGGCCGCAGCAACTCCCTCTCGGCCAAGCTCGTGCAGCTGACCACGGTCGGCGTACCGGACGTCTACCAGGGCAGCGAGCTCTGGGACCTCTCGCTCGTCGACCCCGACAACCGCCGGCCCGTCGACTTCGACGAGCGTGCGGAGCTGCTCGGCATCCAGGAGGCCGGCGAACTGCCCGCGATCGACGAGACCGGCGCAGCCAAGCTGCTCGTCGTGTCGACGGCGCTCCACGTGCGCCGCGACCGGCCCGAGCTGTTCACGAGCTACCGCGGACTCGAGGCCCGTGGCTCGGCCGCGCAGCACGTGCTCGCGTTCGACCGGGGCGGGGCCGTGACGATCGCGACCCGGCTGCCGCTCGGACTCGCCCGGCACGGCGGCTGGGACGACACGACGCTCGAACTGCCCGAGGCCGGCAACGGCTACGTCGACGCGTTCACGGGGCGCATCTTCGGCGACCGCGACGTGCGGCTCGCCGCCGTGCTGGAGCGCTACCCGGTCGCGCTGCTGGAGAGGATCGACGAGCGATGA
- a CDS encoding energy-coupling factor transporter transmembrane component T family protein, which produces MTVLAPPRGTRRIHSINPVAKLAASLVLSAILLVTIDWVSAAVALALESVLFVWAGLGPRAFFRRTFAIWIAAPLAGLTTLLYGVTSGQVYWQFLLMEISDGSISLAVATVLRILAIGLPAVVLFATIDPTDLADGLAQVWHLPSRFVLGALAGLRLIALFLQDWRQLELARRARGLGDSGRLRRFASQAFALLVISIRRGSKLATAMEARGFGGATVRTWARESSFGGREWLLVLVGAAIGAVAIAVAVATGSFNFIIG; this is translated from the coding sequence ATGACCGTTCTCGCCCCGCCCCGAGGTACCCGGCGCATCCATTCGATCAACCCCGTCGCGAAGCTCGCCGCCTCGCTCGTGCTCAGCGCCATCCTGCTGGTCACCATCGACTGGGTCTCGGCGGCTGTGGCGCTCGCGCTGGAGAGCGTGCTCTTCGTGTGGGCGGGTCTCGGCCCGCGCGCCTTCTTCCGTCGCACGTTCGCGATCTGGATCGCAGCGCCGCTCGCCGGCCTCACAACGCTCCTCTACGGCGTCACCTCCGGGCAGGTCTACTGGCAGTTCCTGCTCATGGAGATCAGCGACGGCTCGATCTCGCTGGCCGTGGCGACGGTGCTCCGCATCCTCGCCATCGGGCTCCCCGCCGTCGTTCTCTTCGCCACCATCGACCCCACCGACCTCGCCGACGGCCTGGCTCAGGTCTGGCACCTGCCGAGCCGATTCGTGCTCGGCGCGTTGGCGGGCCTGCGCCTCATCGCACTCTTCTTGCAGGACTGGCGCCAGCTCGAACTCGCCCGGCGGGCCCGTGGTCTCGGCGACTCCGGCCGGCTGCGGCGCTTCGCCAGTCAGGCCTTCGCCCTGCTGGTCATCTCGATCCGTCGGGGCAGTAAACTCGCCACCGCCATGGAGGCGCGCGGGTTCGGCGGAGCGACCGTGCGCACCTGGGCCCGTGAGTCGTCGTTCGGCGGGCGCGAGTGGCTCCTCGTGCTCGTCGGGGCCGCGATCGGCGCGGTGGCCATCGCCGTCGCGGTCGCGACCGGCTCGTTCAACTTCATCATCGGATGA
- a CDS encoding ATP-binding protein — MTVILIDGPSGSGKTLLALRMRDHWVGADRPTLVHLDDVYPGWDGLDAAGEQVNRHLLEPLRAGLPARWQRYDWTAGEPAEWHDVDPSHPLIVEGCGALTRSNRALADLAIWVETDDETRKARAIARDGESYLREWDRWDAQWRAFVRRENPRELATMVVPT, encoded by the coding sequence ATGACCGTGATCCTGATCGACGGCCCGAGCGGCTCGGGCAAGACTCTGCTGGCGCTCCGGATGCGCGACCACTGGGTCGGCGCCGACCGTCCGACCCTCGTGCATCTCGATGACGTCTACCCCGGGTGGGACGGCCTGGATGCCGCGGGCGAGCAGGTGAACCGGCACCTCCTCGAGCCGCTGCGCGCAGGCCTGCCCGCGCGCTGGCAGCGATACGACTGGACCGCCGGAGAACCGGCCGAATGGCACGATGTCGACCCGTCGCATCCGCTGATCGTCGAGGGCTGCGGCGCTCTCACGAGATCGAACAGGGCCCTGGCCGACCTCGCCATCTGGGTCGAGACCGATGACGAGACGCGCAAGGCGAGAGCGATCGCGCGCGACGGCGAGAGCTACCTGCGGGAGTGGGACCGCTGGGATGCGCAGTGGCGGGCGTTCGTGCGCCGCGAGAATCCGCGCGAACTCGCCACGATGGTCGTGCCGACCTGA